Proteins found in one Deinococcus multiflagellatus genomic segment:
- a CDS encoding ATP-binding cassette domain-containing protein, which produces MSAAASPPHPTLWRTFLLTLPDLLRSQPWLSGGLLLMGAVQGVMPAVTILIGQWTVDGLGRLLTGGSANLTGLAAAWAGAALLTQITTVLTQVLQGAAADHYTLQVNQRLMARMQTLEGLDVLEDPQFHDDIEVLQAGASHRPLNLASSIVYGLRGVVAAASVAATLLVIGWWVPLVVVAGLMPLLSQQMKFYRLGWSLYIQGTPQAREINYLARVALRHEYAKEVRLYGLAAELQARSHRLTRDYLQVLRAQRTRGLLALLPYEVLSLAVTAGLFIFVVAQAQQGQVGAGSVVLVITALAALRSELSGLSETLSTTSQHLSWFAKLHAFLQAPGGVQSPAQPRPQPRSGTLRLENVTFAYRGQPPVLHGLNLVIPEGQIVAIVGENGAGKTTLIKLLLRYYDPTGGRIVVGEGPGAADLRELDLPTWRAGIAAVFQDFARFEWSLQDNILLGQPLNEAKLSAAVQGSGLGAVLDRVGPLDTQLGQAFGGVDLSGGQWQKLATARALYRGARLLILDEPTAALDPRSEAEVFATFASVPAPGAGGDSLKRGGPGPEPQVRLRVFSTRAARQAQRQNLG; this is translated from the coding sequence ATGAGCGCCGCTGCCTCCCCGCCCCACCCCACGCTCTGGCGCACGTTTCTCCTGACCCTGCCGGACCTGCTGCGCAGCCAGCCGTGGCTGAGCGGCGGCCTGCTGCTGATGGGCGCGGTGCAGGGCGTGATGCCTGCCGTCACCATCCTGATCGGCCAGTGGACCGTGGACGGCCTGGGCCGCCTGCTGACGGGCGGATCGGCCAACCTGACCGGGCTGGCCGCCGCCTGGGCCGGCGCCGCGCTGCTGACCCAGATCACCACGGTGCTCACGCAGGTGCTGCAGGGCGCGGCGGCCGATCACTACACCCTGCAGGTCAACCAGCGCCTGATGGCCCGCATGCAGACCCTGGAAGGGCTGGATGTGCTTGAGGACCCTCAGTTTCACGACGACATAGAGGTGCTGCAAGCCGGCGCCTCGCACCGGCCGCTGAATCTGGCGTCGTCCATCGTCTACGGCCTGCGGGGCGTGGTGGCGGCGGCCAGCGTGGCCGCCACGCTGCTGGTGATTGGCTGGTGGGTGCCGCTGGTGGTGGTGGCGGGGCTGATGCCGCTGCTCTCGCAACAGATGAAGTTTTACCGGCTGGGCTGGAGCCTCTACATTCAGGGCACCCCGCAGGCCCGTGAAATCAACTATCTGGCACGCGTGGCCCTGCGCCACGAGTACGCCAAGGAGGTTCGCCTGTACGGGCTGGCCGCCGAGTTGCAGGCGCGCAGCCACCGCCTGACCCGCGATTACCTGCAGGTGCTGCGGGCCCAGCGCACCCGGGGCCTGCTGGCCCTGCTGCCCTACGAGGTGCTGTCGCTGGCCGTGACCGCTGGCCTGTTCATCTTCGTGGTGGCGCAGGCCCAGCAGGGGCAGGTGGGCGCGGGCAGCGTGGTGCTGGTGATCACCGCGCTGGCGGCGCTGCGCAGCGAACTCTCTGGCCTGTCTGAAACCCTGTCCACCACCAGCCAACACCTGAGCTGGTTTGCCAAACTGCACGCCTTCTTGCAGGCCCCGGGTGGCGTGCAGTCGCCGGCCCAGCCCCGGCCCCAGCCCCGCAGCGGCACCCTGCGCCTGGAGAACGTCACCTTTGCCTACCGGGGCCAGCCGCCCGTGCTGCACGGCCTGAATCTGGTGATCCCTGAGGGGCAGATTGTGGCTATTGTGGGCGAGAACGGCGCCGGCAAGACCACGCTGATCAAACTGCTGCTGCGCTACTACGATCCCACCGGGGGCCGGATCGTGGTGGGCGAGGGCCCAGGCGCGGCCGACCTGCGAGAGCTGGACCTCCCCACTTGGCGCGCAGGCATCGCCGCCGTGTTTCAGGATTTTGCCCGCTTTGAGTGGAGCCTGCAGGACAACATTCTGCTGGGCCAGCCGCTGAACGAGGCCAAGTTGAGCGCCGCCGTGCAGGGCAGTGGGCTGGGGGCGGTGCTGGACCGGGTGGGGCCGCTGGACACCCAGTTGGGACAGGCGTTCGGGGGCGTGGACCTCTCGGGGGGCCAGTGGCAGAAACTCGCCACCGCCCGCGCCCTGTACCGCGGCGCCCGCCTGCTGATTCTCGACGAACCCACGGCCGCCCTGGACCCCCGCAGCGAGGCCGAGGTGTTTGCGACCTTCGCGTCAGTACCGGCCCCTGGTGCCGGAGGTGACAGCCTGAAGCGGGGCGGGCCTGGGCCTGAGCCCCAGGTGCGTCTCAGGGTTTTCTCAACGCGCGCTGCACGCCAAGCTCAGCGGCAGAACCTAGGCTAG
- a CDS encoding DUF937 domain-containing protein: MMDILSQLGGLGGAGQTLGRQLGTSPQQTEAAMEAALPLLLGALTRNAAQPGGLDTLGRALDRHDGSALSAFGQGQMPDMTDGQKILGHVFGGQQTQAAQAVGRRAGIDPQLAMQLLTMLAPLVLGYLSRQRQGQGGGGFPGQGGAFPGQGGGADLGSILGGLLGGAGGGLGNILGGMLGGAPAQPMPRQPDPYNQGGSVLGGGPVIPGYPSPASPQGPAQRGGGDLFGTLNRALDRDGDGGALDDLIGMFGGGRR, translated from the coding sequence ATGATGGACATTCTCAGTCAACTGGGCGGCCTGGGCGGCGCCGGACAGACCCTGGGCCGGCAACTGGGCACCAGCCCGCAGCAAACCGAAGCGGCCATGGAAGCGGCCCTGCCCCTCCTGCTGGGCGCCCTGACGCGCAACGCCGCGCAGCCCGGCGGCCTGGACACCCTGGGCCGCGCGCTGGACCGCCACGACGGCTCGGCCCTCAGCGCCTTTGGGCAGGGGCAGATGCCCGACATGACCGACGGCCAGAAGATTCTGGGCCACGTCTTCGGCGGCCAGCAGACCCAGGCCGCGCAGGCGGTGGGCCGCCGCGCGGGGATTGATCCGCAGCTGGCCATGCAGCTGCTGACCATGCTGGCGCCGCTGGTGCTGGGCTACCTCAGCCGGCAGCGTCAGGGGCAGGGCGGCGGGGGCTTTCCTGGGCAGGGCGGAGCTTTCCCCGGTCAGGGCGGCGGCGCCGATCTGGGCAGCATTCTGGGCGGACTGCTGGGCGGCGCAGGCGGCGGCCTGGGCAACATCCTGGGGGGCATGCTGGGGGGCGCTCCGGCCCAGCCCATGCCGCGCCAGCCTGACCCCTACAACCAGGGCGGCAGCGTGCTGGGCGGCGGCCCCGTGATTCCGGGCTACCCCAGCCCGGCCTCGCCGCAGGGCCCGGCCCAGAGGGGCGGCGGTGACCTGTTTGGCACCCTGAACCGCGCCCTGGACCGCGACGGCGACGGCGGCGCCCTGGATGACCTGATCGGCATGTTCGGCGGCGGCCGGCGCTAA
- a CDS encoding FMN-dependent NADH-azoreductase, with product MTKVLFVQGNPKPLAESTSRQLGQHFVEAYVAAHPGAQVTALDLYAADIPLIDADVMTGWGKLARQEDLLPHEAQKVARLGELVDQFLDTDLLVFAAPMWNFGYPPMVKAYMDAVAVAGKTFRYGPQGPIGLATGKQAVIVETRGGFWSAPEASAMEHSASHLRAFLGFLGVTDVETVFAEGLNFDPGRSDEIMAEAAERARALAQQLAAKTLQPA from the coding sequence ATGACCAAAGTCTTGTTTGTTCAGGGCAATCCCAAACCGCTGGCGGAATCGACCTCGCGCCAACTGGGGCAGCACTTTGTCGAGGCCTACGTGGCCGCTCACCCGGGGGCGCAGGTGACGGCTCTGGACCTGTACGCCGCCGACATTCCCCTGATTGACGCCGACGTGATGACCGGCTGGGGCAAGCTGGCGCGGCAGGAAGACCTGCTGCCCCACGAGGCCCAGAAGGTGGCGCGCCTGGGCGAACTGGTGGACCAGTTCCTGGACACCGACCTGCTGGTGTTCGCCGCCCCCATGTGGAACTTTGGCTACCCCCCCATGGTCAAGGCGTACATGGACGCCGTGGCGGTGGCGGGCAAGACCTTCCGCTACGGTCCGCAGGGCCCCATAGGCTTGGCGACCGGCAAGCAGGCCGTGATCGTAGAGACGCGCGGCGGCTTCTGGAGCGCCCCCGAGGCCAGCGCCATGGAGCATTCGGCCAGCCACCTGCGCGCCTTCCTGGGCTTCCTGGGGGTCACCGACGTGGAAACCGTGTTTGCCGAGGGCCTGAACTTCGACCCCGGCCGCAGCGACGAGATCATGGCCGAAGCCGCTGAGCGCGCCCGCGCCCTGGCGCAGCAGCTGGCCGCCAAGACCCTGCAACCGGCCTGA
- the cysK gene encoding cysteine synthase A, translating to MIQALIGQTPLLQLQRVTESGMAEVFVKLEGQNPGGSIKDRTALGLVEDAERRGVLQPGGTIVEPTSGNTGIGLAQVAAAKGYKLILCMPASMSEERKRTLVAYGAELVLTDPARRMLAAIEEAEKIVEERGAVMMNQFANPANPATHERTTGPELWAQMDGRIDAFVYGSGTGGTISGVGRFLKRQNPAVQVIACEPARSNVLSGGVMGSHGFQGMGPGFIPDNLDRSVIDEVIEVWEEDAYPLARRLAREEGVFVGMSSGAMVWAALAVARRLGPGKRVATIACDTGARYLTTSLFAGQEDTPPGYQPRSRDLVG from the coding sequence ATGATTCAGGCGCTGATCGGTCAGACCCCGCTGCTGCAGCTGCAGCGCGTTACGGAGAGCGGCATGGCCGAGGTGTTCGTGAAACTGGAGGGCCAGAACCCCGGCGGCAGCATCAAGGACCGCACCGCCCTGGGGCTGGTGGAAGACGCCGAGCGCCGGGGCGTGCTGCAGCCCGGCGGCACCATTGTGGAACCCACCAGCGGCAACACCGGCATTGGGCTGGCGCAGGTGGCGGCGGCCAAGGGCTACAAGCTGATTCTGTGCATGCCCGCCAGCATGAGCGAGGAGCGCAAACGCACCCTGGTGGCTTACGGCGCCGAACTGGTGCTGACCGACCCGGCCCGCCGGATGCTGGCCGCCATTGAAGAGGCCGAGAAGATCGTGGAGGAACGCGGCGCCGTCATGATGAACCAGTTTGCCAACCCCGCCAACCCCGCCACCCACGAGCGCACCACCGGCCCCGAACTGTGGGCGCAGATGGACGGCCGGATAGACGCTTTTGTGTACGGCAGCGGCACCGGCGGCACCATCAGCGGGGTGGGGCGCTTTCTGAAAAGGCAGAACCCGGCCGTGCAGGTGATCGCCTGCGAACCCGCGCGCAGCAACGTGCTCAGCGGCGGTGTGATGGGCAGCCACGGCTTTCAGGGCATGGGCCCCGGCTTCATCCCCGACAACCTGGACCGCTCGGTGATTGACGAGGTGATAGAGGTCTGGGAAGAGGACGCCTACCCCCTGGCCCGGCGGCTGGCACGCGAAGAAGGCGTGTTCGTGGGCATGAGCAGCGGCGCGATGGTCTGGGCCGCGCTGGCGGTGGCCCGGCGCCTGGGGCCCGGCAAGCGCGTGGCAACCATCGCCTGCGACACCGGCGCCCGCTACCTCACCACCAGCCTCTTTGCCGGCCAGGAAGATACGCCCCCGGGCTACCAGCCCCGGTCACGGGACTTGGTGGGCTAA
- a CDS encoding PRC-barrel domain-containing protein, with amino-acid sequence MIKGKDLLGRPIVAVGSGERIDRVHDVIFDHQANQVLGLLVDEGGWFSAAKVVPFERIRSIGEDAIMIGTPDDVTTTREDGRLKDALDSKVSLVGLTLLTTDGQNLGKIADVFFDDHTGRVEGYEATGGLFADLSSGRTFVPAPEQVQIGVDTALVPPAVAQAMQEQEDGGLKGALASAGQSIKGAYENIADATKERQKEFVVGKTAGGDITDEDGRLLVAKGETITEAHAEAADAAGKLTALATAATGGVLADAYGSARERVQDTYEDVKNATAERQKAYVVGKTARSEISTDAGEVIVPAGAVITSHQADRAEQTGRLAALTAAATGGAIQEGVQSYRERQQVDPNSVEAAIGRRVKTDVRAPGGSIVAATGQIVTPAIADRARHVGVESALIAATTGSAVHAAAAPASSGLASVTESAGSLIDRAKAWLGDKREQAEGALEQRQQDALEQRVRDALGRPVTRVILAPDDSIILNIGEIVTHKAVQAARDGDVLDILVSSVSKDEPHLDPLASRPEAHGEAALETQPEPAVPGQTAQTQPTQTQATQPQTDPNRSERPL; translated from the coding sequence ATGATTAAAGGCAAGGATCTGCTGGGTCGCCCGATTGTCGCTGTGGGCAGTGGCGAGCGCATCGACCGCGTTCACGACGTGATTTTTGACCATCAGGCCAATCAGGTGCTGGGGCTGCTGGTGGACGAGGGCGGCTGGTTCAGCGCCGCCAAGGTGGTGCCGTTCGAGCGCATTCGCAGCATCGGCGAGGACGCCATCATGATCGGCACCCCCGACGACGTGACCACCACCCGCGAGGACGGCCGCCTGAAAGACGCCCTGGACAGCAAAGTCAGCCTCGTGGGCCTGACCCTGCTGACCACCGACGGCCAGAACCTGGGCAAGATTGCCGACGTGTTTTTCGATGACCACACCGGCCGTGTGGAGGGCTACGAAGCCACGGGCGGCCTGTTTGCCGACCTGAGCAGCGGGCGCACCTTCGTGCCGGCGCCGGAACAGGTGCAGATTGGCGTGGACACCGCGCTGGTGCCGCCGGCCGTGGCCCAGGCCATGCAGGAGCAGGAGGACGGCGGCCTGAAGGGCGCGCTGGCCTCGGCCGGGCAGAGCATCAAGGGCGCCTACGAGAACATTGCCGACGCCACCAAGGAGCGCCAGAAGGAATTCGTGGTGGGCAAGACGGCGGGCGGCGACATCACCGACGAGGACGGCCGCCTGCTGGTCGCCAAGGGCGAGACGATCACCGAGGCCCACGCCGAGGCCGCCGACGCCGCTGGCAAGCTGACCGCGCTGGCCACCGCCGCCACCGGGGGCGTGCTGGCCGACGCCTACGGCAGCGCCCGCGAGCGCGTGCAGGACACCTACGAGGACGTGAAGAACGCCACCGCCGAGCGCCAGAAGGCCTACGTGGTGGGCAAGACCGCCCGCAGCGAAATCAGCACCGACGCCGGCGAAGTGATTGTGCCGGCCGGCGCCGTGATCACCAGCCACCAGGCCGACCGCGCCGAGCAGACCGGCCGTCTGGCGGCCCTGACCGCAGCGGCCACGGGCGGCGCCATTCAGGAGGGCGTGCAGAGCTACCGCGAGCGCCAGCAGGTCGACCCCAACTCGGTAGAAGCGGCCATTGGGCGCCGGGTGAAAACCGACGTGCGCGCCCCGGGCGGCAGCATCGTGGCGGCCACCGGCCAGATCGTGACCCCGGCCATTGCCGACCGTGCCCGCCATGTGGGTGTGGAAAGCGCCCTGATTGCGGCCACCACCGGCAGCGCGGTGCACGCGGCGGCGGCCCCCGCCAGCAGCGGGCTGGCCAGCGTGACCGAAAGTGCGGGCAGCCTGATTGACCGTGCCAAGGCGTGGCTGGGCGACAAGCGCGAGCAGGCCGAAGGCGCCCTGGAACAGCGCCAGCAGGACGCCCTGGAACAGCGGGTGCGCGACGCCCTGGGTCGCCCGGTCACCCGCGTGATCCTGGCCCCCGACGACTCGATCATCCTGAACATTGGCGAGATCGTGACCCACAAGGCGGTGCAGGCGGCGCGCGACGGCGACGTGCTAGACATTCTGGTGAGCAGTGTCAGCAAGGACGAGCCGCACCTGGACCCCCTGGCCAGCCGCCCGGAAGCCCACGGCGAGGCGGCGCTGGAGACCCAGCCCGAGCCTGCGGTGCCCGGCCAGACGGCCCAGACCCAACCCACCCAGACCCAGGCCACCCAACCTCAGACGGACCCCAACCGCAGCGAACGTCCTCTGTAA
- a CDS encoding nucleoside/nucleotide kinase family protein, translating into MSAALAFLRAAPPPPGPGERPLAAWPLTVLVGVTGVGKSTALAALRGLGSGVQVLPDRREVTDAVMIGPLAGGPVRDREERFALTARYRETHPGGMAQALGSLVADTAHWTGPLVFDGLRGLDEVQYAAQTFPAWRFVALGAPDRVRVERLLGRADAFDQVAAAGSGQHLRAELAALPGAAQVFSAADLDTLAGLAAQGHAPADLLAKTKIVLSERRHYDPAAAEAFLRTLPPTRALVLDTHRLAPAEVAAAIQGWTGEMP; encoded by the coding sequence ATGAGTGCTGCTTTGGCGTTTTTAAGGGCTGCCCCTCCCCCACCCGGCCCCGGTGAGCGCCCGCTGGCCGCGTGGCCCCTGACGGTGCTGGTGGGGGTGACTGGCGTGGGCAAAAGCACCGCGCTGGCGGCCCTGCGCGGGCTGGGCAGCGGCGTGCAGGTGCTGCCCGACCGCCGCGAGGTCACCGACGCGGTGATGATCGGGCCGCTGGCGGGCGGGCCGGTGCGTGACCGGGAAGAACGCTTTGCCCTGACGGCCCGCTACCGCGAGACGCACCCGGGCGGTATGGCCCAGGCGCTGGGCTCTCTGGTGGCGGACACGGCACACTGGACCGGCCCGCTGGTCTTCGACGGCCTGCGCGGGCTGGACGAGGTGCAATACGCGGCGCAGACCTTTCCGGCGTGGCGTTTTGTGGCGCTGGGGGCCCCGGACCGCGTGCGGGTGGAGCGCCTGCTGGGCCGCGCCGACGCCTTTGATCAGGTGGCTGCGGCGGGCAGCGGCCAGCACCTGCGCGCCGAGCTGGCGGCCCTGCCGGGCGCAGCGCAGGTGTTCTCAGCCGCCGACCTGGACACACTGGCGGGGCTGGCGGCCCAGGGTCACGCCCCGGCCGACCTTCTGGCCAAGACAAAGATTGTGCTCAGCGAGCGCCGCCATTACGACCCGGCCGCCGCCGAGGCCTTTTTGCGCACCCTGCCCCCCACGCGGGCGCTGGTGCTGGACACCCACCGCCTTGCCCCGGCTGAGGTGGCGGCGGCCATTCAGGGCTGGACCGGAGAAATGCCATGA
- a CDS encoding enolase C-terminal domain-like protein produces MSTPTVARVQAVPYRLPLTSALAWGAHSALSAAEHVLVQVTLSDGTVGVAEATPRPSIYGETPASVVAILSHLEGGLLGLPVTDEAALNRIRNSVANNHTARGALDMALHDARARAQGQSLFDTLLGPNTRVRVSFILGIAPPAEMLAEARRVVTAGVRCLKVKVGRDHARDLAVIAALRQEFGNEVQLYADSNETLTPDTAPAALDAMREAGLLYVEEPLPARALRARAALHAQGRLPIVADDSCFTPADLERELDFGTFDVLNVKTARNGFTDGQAMLRRAAAAGKRGMVGSQASTGLGTLHAALLSTQSEVTEPCELSFVLKLQDDLLNQPIVFQDGWLDVAALRDHALDPDKVARYRL; encoded by the coding sequence ATGAGCACGCCCACGGTGGCCCGGGTGCAGGCGGTGCCCTACCGCCTGCCGCTGACCTCGGCGCTGGCCTGGGGGGCGCATTCGGCCCTCAGCGCCGCTGAACATGTGCTGGTGCAGGTCACCCTGTCTGACGGCACGGTGGGCGTGGCCGAGGCGACCCCCAGGCCCAGCATCTACGGCGAAACCCCCGCCAGCGTGGTGGCGATTCTGTCGCACCTGGAGGGCGGGCTGCTGGGCCTGCCGGTCACCGATGAAGCCGCCCTGAACCGGATACGAAACAGCGTGGCGAACAACCACACGGCGCGCGGCGCCCTGGACATGGCCCTGCACGACGCCCGCGCCCGTGCCCAGGGCCAGAGCCTCTTTGATACGCTGCTGGGCCCCAACACCCGGGTGCGCGTGAGTTTCATTCTGGGCATCGCCCCACCCGCCGAGATGCTGGCCGAGGCGCGCCGGGTGGTGACGGCGGGTGTGCGCTGCCTGAAGGTGAAGGTGGGCCGCGACCACGCCCGCGACCTGGCCGTGATTGCGGCGCTGCGCCAGGAATTTGGGAATGAGGTGCAGCTGTACGCCGACAGCAACGAAACCCTGACCCCAGACACAGCCCCCGCCGCTCTGGACGCCATGCGCGAGGCAGGGCTGCTGTACGTGGAAGAGCCGCTGCCCGCCCGCGCGCTGCGTGCCCGCGCCGCGCTGCACGCCCAGGGCCGCCTGCCCATCGTGGCCGACGACTCCTGCTTTACCCCCGCCGACCTGGAACGCGAACTGGATTTTGGGACGTTCGACGTGCTGAACGTGAAAACCGCCCGCAACGGCTTTACCGATGGACAGGCCATGCTGCGCCGTGCGGCGGCGGCGGGCAAACGGGGCATGGTGGGCTCGCAGGCCAGCACCGGCCTGGGCACCCTGCACGCCGCCCTGCTGTCCACCCAAAGCGAGGTCACCGAGCCCTGCGAACTGAGTTTTGTGTTGAAACTGCAAGACGACCTGCTGAACCAGCCCATCGTGTTTCAGGACGGCTGGCTGGACGTGGCGGCCCTGCGCGATCACGCCCTGGACCCAGACAAGGTGGCCCGCTACCGGCTGTGA
- the glgP gene encoding alpha-glucan family phosphorylase: MNVIGKVTVLPQLPAQIARLSELAYNLYWSWTPHAQELYRDLDQAIWERFQRNPVRTLLEVPQARLQAVAADSAYLARYTQVMAEFDAYMGKKDTWASKNAPGMKPVAYFSMEYAFHESLPIYSGGLGVLAGDHCKSASDLGISFTAVGMLFHQGYFRQLFDKDGWQTEAYDELDLTTLPITPAQTPSGEGARVKVRIGDRDVHVRVWNLNVGRIRVLLLDSNVPENSEDDRKLTARLYGGNQELRVQQYVLLGVAGIRALRLLGIPGEVYHMNEGHAALLSLERIREQVAQGLDFRTAVETVAASTLFTTHTPVPAGNDAFGYDLMDRYLGKWPGLLNTSRDDLYALARHDQLWDGHLVPTFSMTVFALNMSRAANGVSELHGEVSRDMWKFLYEGAEAEEVPIGHVTNGAHNLTFTSQAMRDLLSTVLPADWTERLEDEAMWQAVEKLTDEQLRGVQREMKREMIAFVRARVREQKLRNGASAAEVAAAGTLLDENTLTIGFARRFATYKRATLLFRDKERLSRIVNHPERPVQFVFAGKAHPADNPGKAFIQEIYRVSQEPEFRGKIVILENYDMNVARHLVQGVDIWLNNPRRPLEASGTSGMKASFNGSPNLSILDGWWREGYDGTNGWPIGEEREYADLQVQDDADAYSMYQTLEQDITPRYYGAQTGEDAWADTVRRAIQTVSPRFSMQRQVIDYTQKYYLPIAQRGAQLAASSSARAREIASWKGWVRQQWNYTTLTAQAQLPASTHPGQTVPVRAQVNPAGINLNELRVEAVLKRGEHLTRVPLKSHGDGTFSADVPLNDSGLYSVGVRMLPVIDGLSNDLEAGLIKWA; the protein is encoded by the coding sequence ATGAACGTCATTGGCAAAGTCACGGTGCTGCCTCAGCTGCCGGCCCAGATCGCGCGGCTGTCGGAACTCGCTTATAACCTCTACTGGTCGTGGACCCCACACGCGCAGGAGCTGTACCGGGACCTGGACCAGGCCATTTGGGAGCGCTTCCAGCGCAACCCGGTGCGCACCCTGCTGGAAGTGCCGCAGGCCCGCCTGCAGGCTGTGGCCGCTGACTCCGCTTACCTGGCCCGCTACACACAGGTAATGGCCGAGTTCGACGCCTACATGGGCAAAAAAGACACCTGGGCCAGTAAGAACGCGCCCGGCATGAAGCCGGTGGCGTACTTCAGCATGGAATATGCCTTCCACGAGTCGCTGCCCATCTACTCGGGCGGCCTGGGTGTGCTGGCGGGCGACCACTGCAAGAGTGCCTCGGACCTGGGGATCTCGTTTACGGCGGTGGGCATGCTGTTCCACCAGGGCTACTTCCGGCAGCTGTTCGACAAGGACGGCTGGCAGACCGAGGCCTACGACGAGCTGGACCTGACCACCCTGCCCATCACCCCGGCCCAGACGCCTTCGGGCGAGGGCGCCCGGGTGAAGGTGCGCATAGGCGACCGGGACGTGCATGTGCGCGTGTGGAACCTGAACGTGGGCCGCATCCGCGTGCTGCTGCTGGACAGCAACGTGCCCGAAAACAGCGAGGACGACCGCAAGCTGACCGCTCGCCTGTACGGCGGCAACCAGGAACTGCGCGTGCAGCAGTACGTGCTGCTGGGCGTGGCGGGCATTCGCGCGCTGCGCCTGCTGGGCATTCCCGGCGAGGTCTACCACATGAACGAGGGCCACGCCGCCCTGCTGAGCCTGGAGCGCATCCGCGAGCAGGTGGCCCAGGGGCTGGACTTCCGCACGGCGGTGGAAACCGTGGCGGCCAGCACGCTGTTTACCACCCACACCCCGGTGCCGGCCGGCAACGACGCCTTTGGCTACGACCTGATGGACCGTTACCTGGGCAAGTGGCCGGGCCTGCTGAACACCAGCCGCGACGACCTGTACGCCCTGGCCCGCCACGACCAGCTGTGGGACGGCCACTTGGTCCCCACCTTCTCCATGACCGTGTTCGCCCTGAACATGAGCCGCGCGGCCAACGGGGTCTCCGAACTGCACGGCGAGGTCAGCCGCGACATGTGGAAGTTCCTGTACGAGGGCGCCGAGGCCGAGGAAGTGCCGATTGGGCACGTCACGAACGGGGCGCACAACCTCACCTTCACCAGTCAGGCCATGCGCGACCTGCTGTCCACGGTGCTGCCCGCCGACTGGACCGAGCGCCTGGAAGACGAGGCGATGTGGCAGGCGGTGGAGAAGCTGACCGACGAGCAGCTGCGCGGCGTGCAGCGCGAGATGAAGCGCGAGATGATCGCCTTTGTGCGCGCCCGGGTGCGCGAGCAGAAGCTGCGCAACGGGGCCTCGGCCGCCGAGGTGGCCGCTGCGGGCACCCTGCTGGACGAGAACACCCTGACCATCGGCTTTGCGCGGCGCTTTGCCACCTACAAGCGCGCCACGCTGCTGTTCCGCGATAAGGAGCGCCTCTCGCGCATCGTGAACCACCCCGAGCGCCCGGTGCAGTTTGTGTTCGCGGGCAAGGCCCACCCCGCCGACAACCCCGGCAAGGCCTTTATCCAGGAGATCTACCGCGTCAGCCAGGAACCGGAGTTCCGGGGCAAGATCGTGATTCTGGAAAACTACGACATGAACGTGGCCCGCCACCTCGTGCAGGGCGTGGACATCTGGCTGAACAACCCCCGCCGTCCGCTGGAGGCCTCGGGCACCAGCGGTATGAAGGCCAGCTTCAACGGCAGCCCCAACCTCTCCATTCTGGACGGCTGGTGGCGTGAAGGCTATGACGGCACCAACGGCTGGCCCATTGGCGAGGAGCGCGAATACGCCGACCTGCAGGTGCAGGACGACGCCGACGCCTACTCCATGTACCAGACGCTGGAACAGGACATCACGCCGCGCTACTACGGCGCCCAGACCGGCGAGGACGCCTGGGCCGACACGGTGCGCCGCGCCATTCAGACGGTCAGCCCGCGCTTTTCTATGCAGCGGCAGGTCATTGACTACACGCAGAAGTACTACCTGCCCATTGCCCAGCGCGGCGCGCAGCTGGCCGCCAGCAGCAGCGCCCGCGCCCGCGAGATCGCCAGCTGGAAGGGCTGGGTGCGCCAGCAGTGGAACTACACCACCCTGACCGCCCAGGCGCAGCTGCCCGCCTCCACCCACCCCGGCCAGACGGTGCCCGTGCGCGCCCAGGTGAACCCGGCCGGCATCAACCTGAACGAACTGCGCGTGGAGGCGGTGCTCAAGCGCGGCGAGCACCTGACCCGCGTGCCCCTGAAAAGCCACGGCGACGGCACCTTCAGTGCCGACGTGCCCCTGAACGACAGCGGCCTGTACTCGGTGGGCGTGCGCATGCTGCCTGTCATTGACGGCCTGAGCAACGACCTCGAAGCCGGCCTGATCAAGTGGGCGTAA
- the mglA gene encoding GTPase MglA has protein sequence MSTINFAAREINCKIVYYGPGMSGKTTNLKHVFSKVPGHLRGEMVSLATEDERTLFFDFLPLDLGSVQGFKTRFHLYTVPGQVFYNASRKLILRGVDGIVFVADSAPNRLRANAESMRNLRENLQEHGIDVRDVPIVLQINKRDLPDALPTSMIRAVIDPKQELQVFEAMSDKGVGVFETLKTVSRLVLERLSQNK, from the coding sequence ATGAGCACCATCAACTTCGCGGCGCGTGAAATTAACTGCAAGATCGTGTACTACGGCCCCGGCATGAGCGGCAAGACCACCAACCTCAAGCATGTGTTTTCCAAGGTGCCTGGGCACCTGCGCGGCGAGATGGTCAGTCTGGCCACCGAAGACGAGCGCACGCTGTTTTTCGACTTCCTGCCGCTGGACCTGGGCTCGGTGCAGGGCTTCAAGACCCGCTTTCACCTGTACACCGTGCCGGGGCAGGTGTTCTACAACGCCAGCCGCAAGCTGATTCTGCGCGGCGTGGACGGCATCGTGTTCGTGGCCGACAGCGCCCCCAACCGCCTGCGCGCCAACGCCGAGAGCATGCGCAACCTGCGCGAGAACCTGCAGGAACACGGCATTGACGTGCGCGACGTGCCCATCGTGCTGCAGATCAACAAGCGCGACCTTCCCGACGCCCTGCCGACCTCCATGATCCGCGCCGTGATTGATCCCAAGCAGGAACTGCAGGTCTTTGAAGCCATGTCCGACAAGGGCGTGGGCGTGTTCGAGACCCTGAAGACGGTCAGCCGTCTGGTGCTGGAGCGCCTGTCGCAGAACAAGTAA